The following are encoded in a window of Doryrhamphus excisus isolate RoL2022-K1 chromosome 16, RoL_Dexc_1.0, whole genome shotgun sequence genomic DNA:
- the tegt gene encoding probable Bax inhibitor 1, which produces MNVFDRNINFDALFKFSQISHSTQVHLKNVYSSLAVCMFVAAAGSYVHVVTRLFQGGMLSALGSLGMMIWLAMTPHNSETEKKRLAILAGFAFLTGLGLGPTLDFVIAVNPSIIVTAFMGTSVIFICFTLSALYAKRRSYLFLGGTLMSGLSILMLMSLMNMFFGSMMLFKVHMYLGLLVMCGFVLFDTQLIIEKAENGDKDYVWHCVDLFLDFITIFRKLMVILAMNDKDKKKEKK; this is translated from the exons ATGAACGTGTTCGATCGCAACATCAATTTTGACGCTCTCTTCAAGTTCTCCCAAAT ATCTCATTCCACCCAGGTTCACTTGAAGAATGTCTACTCCAGCTTGGcagtgtgtatgtttgtggcTGCAGCTGGTTCCTATGTACATGTGGTCACGCGCCTCTTCCAG GGAGGAATGCTGTCTGCTCTGGGCTCTCTGGGAATGATGATCTGGCTCGCCATGACGCCACACAACTCTGAAACAGAGAAGAAAAGGCTGGCTATCCTCGCCGGATTCGCCTTCCTGACTG GTCTTGGTCTTGGCCCCACTCTGGACTTTGTCATTGCAGTCAATCCGAG CATCATTGTGACTGCATTCATGGGAACCTCGGTTATTTTCATCTGCTTCACTCTCAGCGCCCTCTATGCCAAACGCAGGAGCTACCTGTTCCTCGGAG GCACCCTGATGTCCGGCCTGTCCATCCTCATGCTAATGTCGCTAATGAACATGTTCTTTGGATCTATGATGCTCTTCAAG GTTCACATGTACCTGGGCCTGCTCGTCATGTGCGGATTTGTCCTGTTTGACACCCAGCTCATCATCGAGAAGGCCGAGAACGGAGACAAGGACTACGTCTG GCACTGTGTGGACTTGTTCCTGGACTTCATCACCATCTTCAGGAAACTGATGGTCATCCTGGCGATGAACGACAAG gacaagaagaaggagaagaagtaG